One part of the Clostridia bacterium genome encodes these proteins:
- a CDS encoding YlmC/YmxH family sporulation protein — protein MLRVSDLRMRDVVNIVDGRRLGMIKDIDLDLEEGRIKSIILPGTGRFMGFLSKNDDIVIPWERIRKLGVDVILVEVPNYTDPKHNF, from the coding sequence ATGTTGAGAGTTTCGGATCTAAGAATGCGGGATGTAGTCAATATCGTCGACGGCCGGCGGTTAGGCATGATCAAGGACATCGATCTTGACCTGGAAGAAGGCCGGATTAAGTCCATCATCTTGCCCGGCACAGGCCGCTTTATGGGTTTCTTAAGCAAGAACGATGATATTGTCATTCCCTGGGAGAGAATCAGGAAACTAGGTGTAGATGTGATCCTGGTGGAAGTACCTAATTACACGGATCCAAAACACAATTTCTAA
- the nrdD gene encoding anaerobic ribonucleoside-triphosphate reductase — protein MLTQIQKRDGRVVDFDPEKITAAIFKAAQAVGGRDRNTAEKLTEQVLAELERTYPGKLFTVEDVQDVVERVLIKNGHARTAKAYILYRARRTQIREAKSDLMDAVAEILKETSRENANIGNSPSAKMLQIASAASKKYYLSRVIPSTFARAHQEGIIHIHDLDFYGKTLTCIHIPLKRLLTEGFDTGHGYIRPPKRPGSATALAAIILQSSQNDMHGGQSFAFFDRDLAPFVAGADDEEVYQAMEAFIYNLNSMHSRAGAQVPFSSVNLGTDTSEAGRKVTRNLLLAYEKGLGRGENPIFPNIIFRVKKGVNFLPGDPNYDLFQLAMRVAGKRMNPTFSFMDAPFNSPYGDEAAYMGCRTRVMSNVNGPEVSNGRGNLSFTSINLPGLALKAKGKLELFLQYLDSTLALVADQLYHRYRIQSRLRVKDMPFLMGQGLYLDSDLLGPEDPIEPAIKHGTLTIGFIGLAETLTCLTGKHHGEDPQSQELGLEIIARMRRFTDRLTEQSRLNYSLLATPAEGLSGRFVKFDRERFGVIPGVTDKEYYTNSFHIPVYYPISWFDKIALEGPYHQYCNGGHISYVEMKSPPAGNPEAMEGLIRHMADSGIGYAGINFPIDFCTGCGFQGVINQAECPACGCSAIRRVRRITGYFSTVDRFNEAKKAELRQRVNHFVV, from the coding sequence ATGTTGACGCAAATCCAAAAAAGGGACGGGCGCGTAGTTGATTTTGATCCGGAAAAAATCACCGCTGCCATCTTTAAGGCCGCCCAAGCGGTAGGAGGACGGGACCGGAACACGGCGGAGAAACTGACGGAGCAGGTCCTGGCGGAGTTGGAAAGAACCTATCCTGGTAAACTTTTTACCGTAGAAGACGTGCAGGATGTGGTGGAGCGGGTCCTCATTAAGAACGGACATGCCCGGACCGCCAAAGCGTATATTCTGTATCGAGCTAGGCGGACGCAGATCAGGGAAGCGAAATCGGACTTGATGGACGCGGTGGCGGAGATCCTGAAGGAAACCAGCCGGGAAAACGCCAATATCGGTAATTCCCCCTCGGCCAAAATGCTGCAGATTGCCAGCGCGGCCAGCAAGAAATATTATTTAAGCCGGGTTATTCCCAGTACCTTTGCCCGGGCCCACCAGGAGGGCATTATTCATATTCATGATCTTGACTTTTATGGGAAAACTCTGACTTGCATACATATCCCGTTGAAAAGGCTGCTGACGGAAGGATTTGATACCGGGCACGGTTATATCCGGCCGCCGAAACGACCGGGTTCCGCCACGGCCCTGGCGGCGATTATCCTGCAAAGCTCTCAAAATGACATGCACGGCGGCCAGTCCTTTGCCTTTTTTGACCGGGACCTGGCGCCTTTTGTGGCCGGAGCCGATGACGAAGAGGTTTATCAAGCCATGGAGGCTTTTATTTACAACCTCAATTCCATGCATTCCCGGGCCGGGGCGCAGGTTCCTTTCAGCAGCGTGAACCTGGGGACCGATACCAGCGAAGCCGGGCGCAAGGTGACCCGCAACCTGCTGCTGGCTTATGAGAAGGGTTTGGGCCGCGGTGAAAACCCGATTTTCCCCAATATCATTTTCCGGGTAAAAAAAGGGGTGAATTTCCTGCCGGGGGATCCCAATTATGACTTGTTCCAATTGGCCATGCGCGTGGCGGGTAAAAGGATGAATCCCACTTTTAGCTTTATGGATGCCCCTTTTAACAGTCCTTACGGGGATGAAGCGGCCTACATGGGCTGTCGTACCCGGGTCATGTCCAATGTGAACGGCCCTGAGGTTTCCAACGGGCGCGGCAATCTTTCTTTTACCTCGATTAATTTGCCAGGTTTAGCCTTAAAAGCCAAGGGGAAACTGGAATTATTCTTACAGTACCTGGACAGCACTTTGGCACTGGTGGCGGACCAGCTCTACCACCGGTACCGGATCCAATCACGGCTGCGGGTAAAAGATATGCCCTTTTTAATGGGGCAAGGACTCTACCTGGACTCGGACCTGTTGGGCCCGGAGGACCCCATTGAACCGGCCATTAAACACGGCACCTTGACCATCGGTTTCATCGGCTTGGCGGAAACCCTCACCTGCTTAACCGGTAAGCATCACGGGGAGGACCCGCAGAGCCAGGAGCTTGGCCTGGAGATCATAGCCAGGATGCGCCGTTTCACCGACCGGCTCACGGAGCAATCCCGTTTAAATTATTCCTTGCTGGCTACCCCCGCCGAAGGTTTGTCGGGGCGCTTTGTGAAATTTGACCGGGAACGTTTCGGGGTGATACCGGGGGTGACTGATAAGGAATACTATACGAATTCGTTTCACATCCCCGTGTACTATCCCATTTCCTGGTTTGACAAAATCGCTTTGGAAGGGCCTTATCACCAATACTGCAACGGGGGACATATCAGCTATGTGGAGATGAAGTCACCGCCGGCAGGCAACCCCGAGGCCATGGAAGGCCTGATTCGGCACATGGCGGACAGCGGCATCGGCTATGCGGGCATAAATTTCCCCATTGATTTCTGCACCGGCTGCGGTTTTCAAGGGGTGATCAACCAGGCAGAGTGCCCTGCCTGCGGGTGTTCCGCCATCAGGCGGGTACGCCGGATCACCGGTTATTTCAGCACGGTGGACCGGTTCAATGAGGCCAAGAAAGCGGAACTCCGGCAGCGGGTCAATCATTTTGTGGTTTAA
- a CDS encoding DivIVA domain-containing protein, whose amino-acid sequence MVATPLDLQKGREFKKSFRGYRPKDVDSYINKVLKDYEQIYRQNLDLQEQLQELQEKLNHYTTIEHTLQETLVLAQQAAEEVKKNGEKEAALLLEQARLQGENMIRDAEARVKEIRDEYARLQQLEAGYRTHLKAFFQAQLLLLEQEFGGDRVEERAAAPVEEPEEAGSSLEAMLEEAAASVGEEEKRSLGLCD is encoded by the coding sequence ATGGTTGCGACACCTCTGGATTTGCAAAAGGGCAGGGAGTTTAAGAAGAGTTTTCGCGGCTACCGGCCGAAAGACGTGGACAGCTATATCAACAAGGTGTTAAAGGATTATGAGCAGATCTACAGGCAGAACTTGGACCTGCAGGAACAACTGCAGGAACTGCAGGAGAAGCTGAATCATTATACTACCATTGAGCATACTTTACAGGAAACGCTGGTGCTGGCCCAGCAAGCGGCGGAGGAAGTGAAGAAAAACGGGGAAAAGGAAGCGGCGCTGCTGCTGGAGCAAGCGCGATTGCAGGGAGAAAACATGATCCGGGATGCCGAGGCGAGAGTGAAGGAAATCAGGGACGAGTACGCCCGCTTGCAGCAATTGGAAGCCGGTTACCGGACCCATTTGAAGGCCTTTTTTCAAGCACAGTTATTGTTACTGGAACAAGAGTTTGGCGGTGACCGGGTAGAGGAAAGAGCAGCGGCACCGGTGGAAGAGCCGGAAGAGGCGGGGAGCAGCCTCGAGGCGATGCTGGAGGAAGCAGCCGCCAGTGTCGGTGAAGAGGAGAAACGTTCCTTGGGGCTTTGCGATTAA
- the proC gene encoding pyrroline-5-carboxylate reductase, producing the protein MGEALVAGALRSGQYRPEEIIVSEPLAGRRSYLEERWRVCTSAGNMEAVQGTGIIVTAVKPQVFFDVLKPLTAVISPEQLLISVAAGITTGQIESMLTGPVPVIRVMPNTPCLVGKGAAVLARGTYALEEHVETAKNLFGALGFTAELPEGSLDGVTALSGSGPAYVFLMLEALIEGGVRVGLPRELSRELVLHTVAGAVDMLVETGQHPAVLKEMVTSPGGTTACALEHLETEGLRGTLIKAVVRAWERARELSGAKE; encoded by the coding sequence ATGGGGGAAGCCCTGGTGGCCGGTGCTTTGCGCAGCGGGCAGTACCGGCCGGAAGAGATTATTGTCAGCGAACCCTTGGCCGGCCGGCGCAGCTACCTGGAGGAACGCTGGCGGGTGTGTACCAGCGCCGGTAACATGGAAGCCGTGCAGGGCACCGGCATCATCGTAACGGCGGTGAAGCCTCAGGTATTCTTCGATGTGTTGAAGCCTTTAACGGCGGTCATCTCGCCGGAACAATTGTTGATCTCCGTGGCGGCAGGTATTACCACCGGCCAGATTGAGAGCATGTTGACAGGTCCGGTCCCGGTGATCCGGGTGATGCCCAATACACCCTGTTTGGTAGGGAAAGGGGCAGCGGTCCTGGCCAGGGGCACCTACGCCTTGGAAGAACACGTGGAGACGGCCAAAAACCTGTTTGGTGCTTTAGGCTTTACGGCGGAACTGCCGGAAGGAAGCTTGGACGGGGTGACGGCTTTAAGCGGCAGTGGGCCGGCCTATGTGTTCTTAATGCTGGAGGCCCTGATTGAAGGAGGAGTGCGGGTCGGTTTGCCCCGGGAGTTGAGCAGGGAGTTGGTCCTGCATACGGTGGCCGGGGCGGTAGACATGCTGGTGGAAACAGGGCAGCACCCTGCCGTGCTGAAAGAAATGGTTACTTCTCCCGGCGGTACGACCGCTTGTGCCCTGGAACATCTTGAAACGGAAGGACTGCGGGGAACTCTGATCAAAGCAGTGGTCCGGGCTTGGGAAAGAGCGCGAGAATTAAGTGGTGCGAAGGAGTGA
- the pgeF gene encoding peptidoglycan editing factor PgeF: MPVFQWQQVNGVRFLTVTPLTETGLVKHGFTSRLGGVSQPPFHTLNLGFTVQDAPEKVVENRRRAARAVGFPLEDLVALQQVHGDRVAVVAAEHRGRGALTYETALPGTDAVITNVPGVPLSTYHADCVPVIFLDPVTPAVGLAHAGWKGTALKIAAKTLLEMKKYFGTRVEDCLVAIGPSIGPCCYEVDRPVRDAFGQAFAHGEAFFRAAGQGKWHLDLWEANASALEEAGVPRDHIFTSRLCTGCQRDLFYSHRKENGLTGRMAALIMLAG, encoded by the coding sequence ATGCCGGTGTTCCAGTGGCAGCAAGTAAACGGAGTACGTTTTTTGACAGTTACGCCTTTGACGGAAACAGGTTTAGTAAAACATGGCTTTACGTCGCGCCTGGGCGGTGTGAGCCAACCCCCTTTCCATACACTGAACCTGGGCTTCACTGTTCAGGATGCGCCTGAAAAGGTGGTGGAAAACCGGCGGCGCGCGGCCCGGGCCGTCGGCTTTCCCTTGGAAGATTTAGTGGCCCTGCAGCAGGTGCACGGTGACCGCGTGGCGGTGGTGGCGGCGGAACATAGAGGCCGGGGTGCTTTGACCTATGAAACGGCGCTGCCGGGTACCGATGCCGTCATTACCAATGTACCGGGCGTACCCCTCAGCACTTATCATGCGGACTGTGTGCCGGTGATTTTCCTGGATCCCGTTACCCCGGCCGTGGGCTTGGCCCATGCAGGTTGGAAAGGAACGGCTTTAAAGATTGCCGCGAAAACGCTGCTCGAAATGAAGAAATATTTCGGCACCAGGGTGGAAGACTGCCTGGTGGCCATCGGGCCCAGCATCGGACCTTGCTGTTACGAAGTGGACAGGCCCGTGCGGGATGCCTTTGGCCAGGCCTTTGCCCATGGGGAGGCATTTTTTAGGGCTGCCGGGCAGGGAAAATGGCACCTGGACCTGTGGGAGGCTAATGCCAGTGCTTTGGAAGAAGCCGGGGTCCCCAGGGACCATATTTTTACCAGCCGCCTGTGTACCGGCTGCCAAAGAGATTTGTTCTATTCCCACCGGAAAGAAAACGGCTTAACGGGGCGCATGGCTGCTCTGATCATGCTGGCCGGTTAA
- the sigG gene encoding RNA polymerase sporulation sigma factor SigG → MVVNKVEICGVNTSKLPVLGNEKMRQLFQAMQAGDKSAREELASGNLRLVLSVIQRFTNRGEYVDDLFQVGCIGLMKAIDNFDLNQNVRFSTYAVPMIIGEIRRYLRDNNPIRVSRSLRDIAYKALQVRDALANKYSREPSITEIAEELGLPREEVVFALDAIQEPVSLFEPIYHDGGDPIFVMDQIGDEKNHDNNWLEEIAVREALSKLSEREKMILTLRFFHGKTQMEVAEEIGISQAQVSRLEKAALAHMRKYV, encoded by the coding sequence ATGGTCGTTAACAAAGTGGAAATCTGCGGCGTCAACACTTCTAAACTGCCGGTCTTAGGGAACGAGAAAATGCGCCAGCTCTTTCAAGCCATGCAAGCAGGAGATAAGAGCGCCAGGGAAGAACTGGCCAGCGGCAATCTCCGGTTAGTGTTGAGTGTCATCCAGCGTTTTACCAATCGCGGTGAATATGTCGACGATTTATTTCAAGTCGGCTGTATCGGCTTGATGAAAGCTATTGACAACTTCGATTTGAACCAGAACGTCAGGTTTTCCACCTATGCGGTGCCCATGATCATCGGGGAGATCCGGCGGTATCTCCGGGATAACAATCCCATCAGGGTCAGCCGTTCCTTACGGGATATTGCTTACAAGGCACTGCAAGTGCGAGATGCTTTGGCCAACAAATATTCCCGGGAACCCTCGATTACTGAAATCGCCGAGGAACTGGGATTGCCGAGGGAAGAAGTTGTCTTTGCTCTAGATGCTATCCAAGAACCCGTGTCATTATTCGAGCCCATCTACCATGACGGCGGGGATCCGATTTTTGTCATGGATCAGATCGGAGATGAAAAGAATCACGATAATAATTGGCTGGAAGAAATCGCCGTGCGAGAAGCCCTGTCTAAACTAAGCGAGCGGGAAAAAATGATTTTAACGCTGCGGTTTTTCCACGGCAAGACACAGATGGAAGTAGCGGAAGAAATCGGCATCTCCCAAGCACAGGTATCACGCTTGGAGAAGGCTGCTTTAGCCCATATGCGCAAGTACGTTTAA
- a CDS encoding YggS family pyridoxal phosphate-dependent enzyme yields the protein MRDIKTNVAEIQERIAKAAERFGRKPEEIELVAVTKTVSAERIREALSAGIRHLGENRVQELVAKYEELGPVANWHLIGHLQTNKVKYIVDKVVLVHSLDRWSLAEELQKRAAAAGRVIPVLVQVNVAGEETKFGLHRDEVIPFLDRLMALANLKVQGLMTIAPLVDDPEEVRPVFRSLYRLAREIDNLHYPRVEMRYLSMGMTNDYEVAVEEGANMVRIGSGIFGQRA from the coding sequence ATGAGGGACATCAAAACAAATGTGGCTGAAATCCAGGAACGGATCGCGAAAGCCGCGGAACGTTTTGGCCGGAAACCTGAGGAGATTGAGTTGGTAGCGGTGACGAAGACAGTTTCCGCGGAGAGAATTCGTGAAGCTTTGTCAGCCGGCATCCGCCACCTGGGTGAAAACCGGGTGCAGGAACTGGTGGCCAAGTACGAAGAGTTGGGCCCGGTAGCTAATTGGCATCTCATCGGTCATTTGCAGACAAATAAAGTCAAATACATTGTGGACAAGGTGGTCCTAGTGCACTCCTTGGACCGGTGGTCCCTGGCCGAAGAATTGCAGAAAAGAGCCGCGGCAGCCGGGCGGGTGATACCGGTGCTGGTGCAGGTGAATGTGGCCGGGGAAGAGACCAAGTTCGGCCTGCACCGGGATGAAGTGATACCTTTCCTGGACAGGCTCATGGCCCTGGCGAATTTGAAGGTGCAAGGGTTGATGACCATTGCGCCCCTGGTGGATGACCCGGAAGAGGTAAGACCGGTTTTCCGTTCCCTCTACCGGCTTGCCCGGGAGATAGATAATTTGCATTATCCCCGGGTGGAGATGCGGTACCTGTCCATGGGGATGACCAATGATTACGAAGTGGCCGTGGAAGAAGGCGCCAATATGGTCAGGATCGGCAGCGGTATTTTTGGACAACGGGCGTAA
- the nrdR gene encoding transcriptional repressor NrdR — MRCPFCAHPDSKVQDTRPADEGTVIRRRRECLACGRRFTTYERVEELPLVVVKKNGQREVFNRDKLLTGIIKSCEKRPVEMARLEQLVQEIERELYNQMEREVSSQVIGELVMERLRLLDEVAYVRFASVYREFKDVQSFLQELQDLLQQKHKEDGEDVDANPKKGRARS, encoded by the coding sequence ATGCGATGCCCTTTTTGTGCCCATCCTGATTCCAAAGTACAAGATACCAGGCCGGCAGATGAAGGGACGGTCATCAGGAGGCGCAGGGAATGCCTGGCTTGCGGCAGGCGGTTTACGACCTATGAGAGGGTGGAAGAGCTGCCTTTAGTCGTGGTGAAGAAGAACGGGCAAAGAGAAGTATTTAACCGGGACAAGCTCCTGACGGGCATTATCAAGTCTTGTGAGAAGCGCCCGGTGGAAATGGCCAGGTTGGAGCAGCTGGTGCAAGAGATTGAAAGGGAACTGTACAATCAGATGGAGCGTGAGGTCTCCAGCCAGGTGATCGGCGAGCTGGTGATGGAGCGGCTGCGGCTTCTGGATGAAGTGGCCTATGTACGTTTTGCTTCCGTGTACCGGGAGTTCAAAGATGTGCAGTCCTTCCTGCAGGAGCTGCAGGACTTGTTACAGCAGAAGCACAAGGAGGATGGAGAAGATGTTGACGCAAATCCAAAAAAGGGACGGGCGCGTAGTTGA
- a CDS encoding YggT family protein — protein sequence MSYTLIQLVRVAFELLSWLIIARALLTWIPNVPYNSVVKFIHEVTDPVMIPIQRMLPYSLIPFSPIVAILVIQLVEWLVLSLLYSL from the coding sequence ATTAGTTACACGCTGATTCAGCTGGTCCGTGTGGCATTTGAACTGCTGTCCTGGCTCATCATTGCCAGGGCCTTGCTGACCTGGATACCTAATGTTCCTTACAATTCGGTGGTCAAGTTTATTCATGAAGTGACGGATCCGGTCATGATCCCTATCCAACGGATGCTGCCGTACAGCCTGATACCTTTTTCTCCTATCGTGGCGATTCTGGTAATCCAGTTGGTGGAGTGGCTGGTGCTAAGCTTGTTGTATTCGTTGTAA
- a CDS encoding right-handed parallel beta-helix repeat-containing protein produces MFDGKSILQSAFLLTDVTGVEIFGMSIMHYRSNGIFITRGGSHRIIGNRINGVLNNGISVSSSSGNLLWKNEICYAVDGIAIVGGSVNNHVLENLVTLCGDDGIETFFLDDNNNVLAGNVAVKNGGFGMEIWGDNNLTAGNGLIGNRLGGISVGQGSSSAAVGNLVQNSGSRGCFLINHNNLFFGENRVEANLREGITVLSDFP; encoded by the coding sequence GTGTTCGACGGCAAAAGTATACTTCAGAGTGCTTTTCTTCTCACTGATGTGACCGGGGTAGAGATTTTCGGCATGTCGATCATGCATTACCGCTCTAATGGTATCTTCATTACCCGGGGCGGCAGTCACCGGATTATCGGGAACAGAATTAACGGTGTTTTAAACAATGGCATCAGTGTTAGCTCGTCCAGCGGGAACCTCCTGTGGAAAAATGAAATCTGCTATGCTGTTGACGGTATTGCGATTGTTGGCGGCAGCGTGAACAACCATGTTCTGGAGAACCTGGTCACCCTGTGTGGGGATGACGGCATCGAGACTTTCTTTCTTGACGACAACAACAATGTATTGGCCGGCAATGTGGCCGTCAAAAACGGCGGTTTTGGGATGGAGATCTGGGGCGACAACAACCTGACGGCCGGTAATGGGCTGATAGGCAACAGATTAGGCGGTATCAGTGTGGGCCAGGGCAGCAGTTCTGCTGCCGTCGGCAATCTGGTCCAGAACAGCGGCAGCAGGGGGTGTTTCTTGATTAATCATAACAACCTGTTCTTCGGGGAAAACAGAGTGGAAGCCAACCTGCGGGAAGGAATCACTGTCTTAAGCGACTTTCCCTAG
- a CDS encoding cell division protein SepF → MKIVDKVLNLIGYEIEEEPSEPAAPGAEQEELEPKSRRANLVGLPTAAKPMRMAVSKPTKFEQVQVIADHLKNRHPVVVNVEAMELEMARRVVDFLSGTVYALNGSMQKVSPGIILFLPNNVEVTGDLTGDWDDEENVWSLKLS, encoded by the coding sequence ATGAAAATTGTGGACAAGGTGCTCAACTTGATTGGCTACGAAATTGAAGAGGAGCCGTCCGAGCCGGCCGCCCCGGGGGCCGAACAGGAGGAGTTGGAGCCGAAAAGCAGGAGAGCGAACCTGGTGGGACTGCCCACGGCGGCCAAGCCTATGCGCATGGCTGTCTCCAAGCCGACGAAATTTGAACAGGTGCAGGTGATCGCCGATCACCTGAAGAACCGCCACCCGGTGGTGGTCAATGTGGAGGCCATGGAACTGGAGATGGCCAGGCGAGTGGTGGATTTCTTAAGCGGAACGGTTTATGCCTTAAACGGCAGCATGCAAAAAGTCAGTCCCGGTATTATTCTCTTTTTGCCCAACAATGTCGAGGTGACCGGGGACCTGACGGGGGACTGGGATGACGAGGAAAACGTTTGGTCCCTGAAATTGTCCTAA
- the nrdG gene encoding anaerobic ribonucleoside-triphosphate reductase activating protein translates to MKLRIAGVEKDSVVDGAGIRYVIFAQGCPHRCPGCHNPQTHDPSGGELVALDTLLADICRQKHIKGVTFSGGEPFLQAQALASLGRELKHKGYDIVTYTGYLFEDLLDLSRSRPDILALLKVTDWLIDGPYILEQKTFNLPYRGSANQRVIDLRQFE, encoded by the coding sequence ATGAAACTCAGGATTGCCGGGGTGGAAAAAGACAGCGTAGTGGACGGGGCCGGCATCAGGTACGTGATTTTTGCCCAGGGTTGCCCCCACCGCTGCCCGGGCTGCCACAATCCCCAGACCCATGATCCCAGTGGGGGTGAACTGGTGGCCTTGGACACCTTGCTGGCGGATATCTGCCGGCAGAAACACATCAAAGGAGTCACCTTTTCCGGCGGGGAGCCGTTCTTGCAAGCTCAGGCGCTGGCGTCCTTAGGCCGGGAGTTAAAACACAAGGGTTACGACATCGTCACCTATACAGGTTACCTTTTTGAAGACTTGCTGGATTTGTCCCGGTCGCGGCCGGACATCCTGGCGCTCTTAAAGGTAACCGACTGGTTGATTGACGGGCCCTATATCCTAGAGCAGAAAACCTTTAATCTCCCGTACCGCGGTTCCGCTAACCAGCGGGTGATTGACTTAAGACAGTTCGAGTAG
- the sigE gene encoding RNA polymerase sporulation sigma factor SigE, producing the protein MEKVSFMYWKWILRLNIVKLLRKLSLIDDVYYVGSGEALPPPLTTDEEIFLIERLEHGDLTVKGQLIERNLRLVVYIARKFENTGVGIEDLVSIGTIGLIKAVNTFDPKKKIKLATYASRCIENEILMYLRRNNKTKAEVSFDEPLNIDWDGNELLLSDVLGTDNDIIYKSIEEEVDRKLLRQALKKLSAREKKIMEFRFGLVDGSEKTQKEVADILGISQSYISRLEKRIIKRLRKEIIKME; encoded by the coding sequence ATGGAAAAAGTCTCCTTCATGTATTGGAAATGGATTTTAAGGTTAAACATAGTGAAACTCCTGAGAAAACTATCCTTGATCGATGATGTTTACTATGTGGGATCCGGGGAAGCACTGCCCCCGCCTCTCACCACGGATGAAGAGATATTCCTCATCGAGCGTTTGGAGCACGGGGACTTGACGGTGAAAGGGCAGTTAATCGAAAGAAATCTCCGCCTGGTGGTGTATATCGCTCGCAAATTCGAAAACACCGGCGTGGGCATTGAAGATTTGGTATCCATCGGTACCATCGGGCTGATCAAGGCAGTCAATACCTTTGATCCCAAAAAGAAGATTAAACTTGCCACCTATGCTTCCCGCTGCATTGAGAATGAGATCCTGATGTACTTGCGCCGCAACAACAAGACCAAGGCGGAAGTCTCTTTTGATGAACCCTTGAACATAGATTGGGACGGTAATGAGCTGCTGCTCTCCGACGTTTTGGGCACGGACAACGATATTATCTATAAATCCATTGAGGAAGAGGTTGACCGCAAGCTTCTCAGGCAAGCATTAAAAAAACTGTCGGCCAGGGAAAAGAAGATTATGGAATTTAGATTTGGGTTGGTAGACGGGTCGGAAAAGACCCAAAAAGAAGTTGCTGATATCCTGGGTATTTCCCAGTCATATATTTCCAGACTGGAAAAAAGAATAATCAAACGGCTGCGCAAGGAAATCATTAAGATGGAGTGA
- the spoIIR gene encoding stage II sporulation protein R, producing MRSIIGGLCLSALLVLGGYWIHMQEAQVAFHPDNLIRLHVIANSDLAVDQQLKHEVRDEILAKLGPYVAEAGTVQEVRAVLQDRMDYIHRLAEHRLREAGCEDPVRVEYGVFPFPVKGYGSLVLPAGEYEAVKVIIGEGEGSNWWCVLFPPLCFVDIAQGELEETSAEELLRQVKGGDKQAATPWPHFKFKTAELLRQVKLPF from the coding sequence GTGAGAAGCATCATCGGGGGATTGTGCCTTTCCGCACTGTTGGTTCTGGGAGGCTACTGGATCCACATGCAGGAAGCCCAGGTGGCTTTTCATCCCGACAATTTAATCCGGCTGCATGTGATTGCCAATTCAGACCTGGCAGTGGACCAGCAGTTGAAACACGAAGTCCGGGATGAGATTCTGGCTAAGCTGGGACCCTATGTGGCGGAAGCCGGGACCGTTCAGGAAGTCCGCGCGGTCCTGCAGGATAGGATGGACTACATCCACCGGCTGGCGGAACATCGCCTGCGGGAAGCCGGGTGTGAGGACCCGGTAAGGGTGGAATACGGGGTTTTCCCCTTTCCGGTCAAGGGTTACGGTTCACTCGTCCTGCCGGCCGGGGAATATGAGGCGGTGAAGGTGATCATCGGCGAGGGAGAAGGGTCCAATTGGTGGTGTGTTCTTTTCCCACCTCTCTGCTTTGTGGACATTGCCCAAGGCGAACTGGAGGAAACGAGCGCCGAGGAGCTTTTGCGACAAGTCAAAGGAGGAGACAAACAGGCGGCGACCCCATGGCCCCACTTTAAATTCAAGACGGCGGAACTTTTGCGCCAGGTGAAGCTGCCCTTTTAA